The Onychomys torridus chromosome 2, mOncTor1.1, whole genome shotgun sequence sequence TTGAGGGTTTACACCAGCATTCTAGTCCAGCCTGATAGCCACAATACACACATTCTCCACCTGAGTTCCTTGAGGAGAGTTTCCCACGACTCCTATTTTAGAATAGAGGTGCTTTACTTAGTTTCTCCCATTATCCATTTTACACATAGAGTCCTTAATTCTGGATTTAAGGTGGCTATTTGCCTCGGCTGCAGATGATACCCATGATCCACTGAGGaactggagggaagggaagatcAGATGTTTCCCTTGGAACCTTACCTCACAGCTTTCAAAAATAACCTTAGAGCaacatttctcaacctgtgggttgcaactcctttgggggtcagcacaacatgcagaactgtattaaagggccgtaacattaggaaggttgagaatcactgctctggAAGGTCAACAATTTTCAGAAGTAAAACTGGCTGTGATGTGACATGTATTGGGGGAGGGAGGTTTTCATTCACAGTTCTTGGCTCATAACACCCTCCCTGAAGCAGGCAGACTGTAGAAGCTTTACTCTCAGGCTAAGGATACAGTGCAGGGATGGAATGCTAACTTAACACCCTTACATGCCAAGCACATCTCAGACTTGATCCCCAGCCCTGCACATGTGAGAAAAAAGTCCTAAGGAAATGTAGTGGATGTGAAACATCCCCAATAGGCTGATGAGTCTGACGCTCCgttccccacccctgccctgccaTTGGTGGTATTGTTAGGGAAGTTGTGAATTTATTAGGGGGCAatgctttgctggaggaagttggTCACCAAGGGCAGACTTGAGATTTAGAGCCCAGCTTCAGTTCCGGTCTACACTTTGTCTCCTgtctgcagatgcaatgtgactagCATCtacccctcctgcctccatgccttgcCTGCCACCATGGCCATATTCCTTTACCCTGTaaaccagaataaaccctttctccctgaagCTGCTTCTTGTCAGACAGTTCAAgccagcaatgagaaaagtaattcaTCCAAACTCTAATCTTCCCCCACAGTTTGCCTATCTTGGAACAGATCAAAGAAATTCTCTCTACTTTTgtaagtttggtttggtttggtttggtttgatttttgagacaaggtttctctgtgtgacagtcctggctgtcccggaactcacttttgtagaccaggctggctcagactcacagagatttgtaggatatagatatgataggataaaagggtaattattgaatctacttttaaaaagcaacaactggTTAGAAATAtgttacattgctatggattttaatttattgatacaagtttaaggttaattttgttatactgtatgtatatttctaatattgTTTAAGGCACTatgtttatgcaattcatttaaaactgtaaaatataagtaagaaacacagattaatagttacCTATGATAAtgaaacttatagtcatgttagttaagttttttagatatacaaaggtatatttcaattaggtaggtaatcttcaaacactttaaagacctacagaatatggtatttaaaacattttaagaacttagacttttctggacagtgaaacacatctgcttctggcagcaccaattacttcaaagaggatgataggCACTGAAGAAAtgcattatggagtttgctttctttgtggcaaatattagccactgggcaaaaaagtgcccttgcctcaactgcttgaTAGgctgctgtataaactggacatgcaggatccataggaaggtgaccactaaattttgcaaggtgagatggtctttcctacttcaaagaagaaactgccagacactcTATAAGACATGAACTTAGCCAGAATGAGCAgaacagtccttaaaatttcctgctttattgaaagctatgccagagactTGGGCTGAAGATAGATACCTCAATGTTATAAAGGAAATTTGGATGACTGGCCAGGCAGAAAgatgtctgtcatttctagaattagaGGTTGCTTgccatgcacttcctgtttactcatgtaatagtatatccttctggggtctttgatggagttgaagactagacagttataattatagttttccttagttgtgataaaagagaaattagatataaaactttagactcataaaacTAGGATagataacatattttctttaattttgccaaatacagataCAAATAGtgtcaggtttaaggtggaactcgagccattgggcaccatttgtagctggagagcttctctccaggtgccaccaagccccctcagtctcataacccacatataaaataatcacacagatgcttatattatttaaagtgcatggccattagctcaggcctaccattgtctagctcttactcttatattcagcccatttctattaatctatactttgccacgtggctcgtggcttactggttggtaccttacatcttccttgtcctggtggccactggcaggtctctccgcctcagccttctacttcccagaattctcttctctacttgtcccacctatacttcctgcctggctactggtcaatcaatattttatttatacagagtgatatccacaacactagatattgtaattgtaattcttgcttgataacggTTTTGTTATGTATaaatttactatgttaaagttaaaaccttcctttttgattagacaaaaaaggggaagtgctgtgggatatcttccTGTATGTTATGAATATGTATGACTCCCattagataataaataaagctgttttggcctatggcaagaaagcttacagctaggcaggaaatccaagcacagatacagagagaagggcagagtggagagagatgTGAGCCAAAGCAACAACAAGataccagcagactggtaatgccatggccacgtggcaacatatagattaatagggaTGTGTTAAGATGAAatagttagctagcaagaagctgaagccataggccatacagattataattaatattagcctctgagtgattattttataaatggctgtgggactgcagggctgggcaggactgagaaacttcaagccacagagatctgcttgcctctgcttccagagtgctgagattaaaggcatgtgccaccaccctctTATCTGTGCCACAGTAAGTTTAAAGACCTTCATTACTACAGTAATGTCCAAGCACTGGACTCTGGGGAAATGAATGCTGTACAGAGGAGCCAAGAGGAGTCATAATAGGCAGGCCTACCAGGTCCCTGCCCAGTCTGATAGCATAGATTAGACTGCTTTTCAATCACAGCTCAACATGGCTTACAATAGCCATAAGGTAAAACAGAAAACTTCAGTGTAGAATTGTTACTCTTGAGTGTCaatacaaaatactttaaaaattattattatttacttatccattcatttatttagctgTATGTCTGTGGGCACTGTGCTGTAGTGTCCTGCAGAAGACACTTTTCAGGCTTTGATTCTCTCCTTCATGTATGCTCCAGGGATTGAAGTCAGGcggtcaagcttggcagcaagcacctttacctgatgacCTATTGAGCCAGAGGACCTGTCTTACACAAgatgttttttcctttttaagtacTTATTTTACTTtcgttatgtgtatgtatttgtgtgtggcaCCCTAAGAAGACAAAGGTGTTgggttccttggaactggagccacAGAAGGTCGTGAGATGCAGAGAACTGAGCTCTGAAAgtatgtgctcttagccactgagacaCCTCTCTAGCTGCCAACACAAGGTTCTTAACAGGGGTCAGCAATGCAACAGCAGGAGCCAGTGACTGGCCCTTGCAGGGGGTTGCCACTAGTTACCATTCAAGGTTCAGAGATAGTGCCAGAAAGCCAATAAAGGAAAGTGGGTATTGAATTCTGTACCCAGCACACGAAGCCTGGTATGGAATTTGTACTCTCATTCCCTCAAGTCCTCTGATTCCTCTACGGAGGGGTTTCATGGATTATGTAAAAGTGGACCCACCTCTGTTGGGGTGACTTGTTTCCTTATCCGCAGAGTGGCTAGTCACCATTTTGACAGTGGTTGTGGTCATATGCTCTTTGTCATCATCGTCTGGGATTGCTGGGGTTGAGAATTCCTCAATGGGAAGATTTGTTCTACTCTCTCTCTCGGTTGGTACCTGTTAGAAGTGAATGAGGCAAAACACAAAAGGAAGCCGGAAGTTTGAAATGTACAGTGTCCGACTTCCTGCAGGAAAGGTTTTAAGGTAGTATACATTCAACAAATGCAAATATAAATTCcagatggaaacaaacaaaaaaagaaaacaagggtgGAGATGGGAATAAAACCAAGGTCAGGCAGAAACGAACTTTAAATGTTCAGCATGCAGACTTCCTGTCCCTTAGTACTTTCAAAAACACTGGCTCACTCACACCTAATTTTTTCTCTCCCTGGAACTTGAGTAACACTTTCCTCTCTTAACATTGATTTAGCATTGTGTGGAGGAGGAGAGCTCATTGTCCCTGATAGCTTGCTTTGTACCAGGCCCTTTAAATATGTTCTCAATATTCTCAATACACCACAGGCAACTTTCTAAAGTAAATCCAATGAACAAAGCTGAAGAGATTTCATGAAGTGAGCTGACTTCCTGCAGGAAAGATTCCTCACAGCCATTCCGTGACAGAGGAAGGCTAGGAAGtggttctggttttttttttttgtttgtttgtttttttttttttatttttttattattattatgtatacagaagaggttgccagatcttattacagatggttgtgagccaccatgtgggtgctgggaattgaactcaggacctctggaagagaagtcggtgctcttaacctctgagccatctgttcagCACATGGTTCTGGTTTAATGTGTAAATGTAtgtaggggtggtggtggattgttgtggaatatctctttacactgtgtaaagatgtgtcactgtgattggtttaataaagagctgaatggtcaacagctaggcaggaagaggttacgcaggacttccaggcagaaagaaaagaagaggagatgaatctaggcacgAGAAAGATGCCAGGAAATGGAGAGGAAACAAGAGGTGCAAGAATGGAAAAGAGGTAAAAAGCCAggagacaaaacatagattaatataaatgggttaatttaagttataagagctagtgggacaagcctaagctataagcCACACTTCCATAATTAATAACTCATTGTGTCATTTTTAGTTAGCTGGCATcccaaagaaaaatctatcaACACtcatggtgcccaatgtggggcttgaATATCCAAACAttgggcctgagaaagctaagaaaagttcttTATAAGGACCCAAATATAGCTTCCTAATCCTGCATTCTCTCAGGAGGGTTAGTGCTCAGGGAAATATAGAGGGACAACTACCAGCTGTTGTCTGTGGGCTGGAGCTAGCCACCAGCACCATGCCCTACGCTGTGGCTGACAcaacagtttaagatttgtctcacgtGTTCAGAGAATGCTGCAGGTGCTTAGTAAACCCAGATCCAGACACGCAAAACCTCTAACAAGGTACAATAGGTTTAAAATGTGCTTGGAtgctaaagaaaaaagagaaaatgggtaCAGaccatcatttttaaaagtttaaaaataatgaagtaaagtctttaaagagagaataaagtaatataaaaaaattaagccaTATAAGGATGAAAAATATTATAACACAAGGATTTTGGACCCTATATGgtgctttgttaattttgaattttttaaatgataatgaacagaaaacagcagcagctgAGATATTGGATTATGAAAGGGACTGCTAAGTTAAACCAGACTATATACTTTAGAgatgtcttggcttcagaatggaagttggggaatgtgttgtgttgggggagaggttgtgctttagtttccacaggaaacaaaaagctatggattccttcaaaattaatgaagattgGATTTGACTGGGGGAGACCGCTTGAGGATCTGAGGATCTTGGCTACAGGCATGAGGGAAGAAGCCAGGAAAGACTACAGGGCAGATGACATGTATGCTGATCCCAATGCATGGGAGCAGCTGAGGCCGGAGGAGACATGGTAAATCTTTTTGGCTACAGAATCCTTATGACTTATTATTATatgtcatcctttcatatggcatggatagaggtttggttatacagtttAAACAAACATAAAGTtgacctgctcaaacataaaacaaaagaaaaatctttaactgacttgtgcacactgcacatcccatacttgtgttaatgcagatatatatgttacctttaaaagtttgtattttcagaaaaaaaaaaaggaccagacaccaataaagacaagtatcCCAGGTGATCCaacctctcagaatgcctctgttgcagtttcttcatttgcatccagaacaacttcaaagctgctagctgaggttgtccagcttcacagactatcCAGCCAAGATTTAAAGCCCTTCACTTTCCCATCACACGGAGAATGAACAAAAATGATACagttagctctcccaggacttgatcattatcctAATTTCCTCAGGGTCCTCTTGTTGCACAAATTCTAAAATTGGGTGCCatattgggtgccagatgtagtacgaaatctaataggtcttttaataaaaaacctagagccagatattgaggtaatgctgaaagaccagagcgacaaaggaacaagccactgccatgtcttacctctaggactcctcagcctcaAAAGGCTTAGATCGTGTTTCCTctcgctttatatacctttctctgcccatccATATCACATCCTTcttagggctgggattaaatgtgcaTGTACTTcccaagaaaaggcatgagatctcaagtgctgggattaaaggcatttgattcccaagtactaggattaaaggtgtgtgccaccactgcctggctgtttctttcctagactgagtcaatctcatgtagtccatggtggctttgaactcacagaaatccaaatgaatctctgtctcccaagtgcctggcctctatgtttaatctactggcttgttctattctccaatcttcaggcaaattttatcagggtacacaatatatcactacatttctgctttttgtctaaaataataaaagaaggttataacacataagaaaaatgatatacaataagtatatacaatatatacagccAAGAATTGCATTAACAATgcccagtccataaacatttttgaaaaattcagagaaaatactccattatctatcctattttggtgagtccaaaatgttgtacctaattcactttctatcttaacttgtattaccaaccccaaactatcttttggtgtctttcaaacttatacactttatacctctttagtttcttttctgatttgttaacaagaaaactataactatctaatcttcaactccctcagagacctaagaaggaaatattaactgagtaagcaagAAGTGcaaataagcaacttccaaaaaatgtgagaaatgacagaaagagcTGGCTACCCTGgacacccaaggttcctctgcaatgttggggcattcatcttcggcctacaggattagcatatctgacagacttatctgtgaagtaggattttctgaagggctgacctaccttgtcttggcataGTTCAGCCGTCTTTTTTGtttcctgcttgtccatttgaacagcatactgtcagcagtcaaggcaagggcagtttcttgcccagtggctaacttttgccacaaagaaagtaaactccatatagagtttccTTGATGCCCATCATTtgctctgaagtagattggtgctcccaggagtagacatgtctcattgtcataagaAAAGAATCTGTTATTAAAGCTTAAATGCTATGTTTCTGTAGCTCtctaaagtatttgaagatgatatatctaaaatatatttttgtttgatcttgaaaacatacctaatatgataACAAGCTCAATTGTAATAGGTgaatactaacttgcatttctttataccctaattagttggtaataataactttcaaggtcTAGTAATTTGCATTCCATTGTTAAAttaactgtataggtacaataccttgaacctTGAACAAGAGTTCTGCAATAACAAATATATCTgcaatattttctaacaaaattaatctcaaatttgtatacaatatacaaaaattcaatccaatgtaaaatatttaaaacaaagttgcttttttaaagtatatttgattatctaccttttgtcttatcatatccatattctcccatttttttttcagaatcgattaaataatctaccatttttatttatttatttatttatttatttatttatttatttatttattttagcttttcaagacagggcttctctgtgtagctttgcacctttcttggaactcactttgtagaccaggctggccttgaactcacagagatccatctgcctctgcctcctgagtgttgggattaaaggcatgcgccaccaatgtctggcataatctacccttttatcctatcatttctatatctctcttttttttagaatagattcaataatctacctttttatcctattatttgtatataatacatttctacaCCATCCTCTAAAATGTCATtgtccccagacaacaggaagcagtctagggaacatgatgcccacattctcaagaggtggggtaggtggtttttggttgttcgatgggttatggatgtttgttatcatttagggtggttggttacaagtcaGGGAGAAAGATAaaattcagggatctctttctgaaaaaagaaaaagggagatgtaatacagaaatgatgggataaaaggatggattgttgaatctacttttaaataaccattagtctcaaatattttacattggtatggatttttgtatattgatacaaacttaagattatttttgttatcatatataaaacatataaacatatatatgttttattcttatttaaggtattgtacctatatagctcatttaaaaatgtaatgtaaagttctagtccttgaaagctattaaatataattttaaaaagacaggttAACAGTTAGTCATCTATGCCaacaaacttgtagtcacattaggtatgttttcatggTTAAACTGATATATTGTAGATAGATAcatggttttcaaacacttcagagatatacagaatatagtatttaagatgttttaataacctaaggcttttcatgacagtgagacacatctgctcctggctgtACCAATATATTTCATAAAAGGATGGTGGACATCAAAGAACCTtcatatagagtttgctttctttgtggcaaaaaatagccatttgggcaagaaaatgtccttgcctcgactgctgacagtatgctgttcaaactggataaagaagacacaaaagaaagcaactgcagAACTCTGCCAGGACATggtaggatagtccttcaaaaatttctgattcacaaaaaagtctgtcagatattctaggcctctAGGCCACAGGTGGATGCCCCAATATTAAAGGGGAACCTTGGATGATTGTCCATGCTGCCAGATATATCTGTCCTTCcttagttttagaagttgtttgctcggcacttcctgtttactccaATAATATTGTattcttctgggatctttgatgaggttgaaaactagacagttatagttacagttttccttagtcatgatagaaagtaaattaggtacaaaactttggactcatcaagaaaGGAtggataatagagtattttctctgaatttgccaaatacaaatggactggacaccatgaatgtaattcttacctggtaattgtttttattgtttatagttttattatgttagagttaaaacctttcctttttatttagacaaaaagaaggaaatgttgtggaatattcctttacactatgtaaagctgtgtcactgtgattggtttaataaagagctgaatggtcattagcaaggcaggaagaagttaggcaggacttctggacagagagaaaagaagagctgAATCTAGGCATGAGAGACACtagagaagatggagaggaaaaaggagatacaagatggaagagaggtaaaaagccatgagacaaaaCAGATTAATATAGATGGGTtagtttaaattataagagctagtggggcaaTTCTAagtctgagctttcataattaataagtctccgtagtctctgtgtcattctttgtgagctggtagcccaaagaaaaatccatctacatagTGGAAGTGTGTggatgtgtttttgttgtttcatgaGACAGGTTTGTCACTAGCCTGAGGCATGCCtattaggctaggctagctggccagcaaaccccagagatccacctttctctgcctctccagagctAGGCTTACAAGTAGGAACTATTCCCTCTggcctttacatgggttctaggtattgaactcaggtgctcatgcttgcaaggcatgCATGGTACTGACTGGGCAGTTTCCCCAGCCCAGTGCTGGCTTTTAACTTTTTCATTGTTCATCACTGAGGACAGAGTAAAGATCTGGAGGAAGAGATACATAGTGAAGTTGTGTAGTCACTGGTTTGGGGCTTTCATGCTCTCTCTGGGCGACCCTCTCCCACATTCCCAGAGACCTAACAAAGCTCCTTCTTGAATCCAGTCCTTTTTAGTTCATTCATTGatttgacagagtctcactatgtagctctagttgtcctggaacttaccatgtagaccaggctggtccatATTTactgagatttgcctgcttctgcctcctgggtattAAAATTACAGGCACGTGACACTACACTTGGCCTCAGCTCAGGTTTGCAAATACTAAGCTGATTTCTTACTACTTTGAGAAGATGTAGTCTATTGCTCTCAAATTGTCTGTCCCACCACACAAGCTCTGTTCTCCCTAGATGAGACTTGGATGTACCTTCTGTCATGAGCCACACCACTATTTCTTTGTATGGCAGCTGATTTCATATATAAGTATACATCATACCCTGGCACGTGACCACCTCTTTGGAGCCAACCCCCCTTTCCCTGGACACTCACCAGAGGTGCCTTGCCAGTGGGTTCATTCAGTCCTCCAGTAGCACCTGTGATTGATGTTCCGTCATCTAGACCTGGGATCACCATGCCATCTCCTGTACCTGGGGTCACAATATCATCTTCTAGCCAGCCTACAGCCCCTGAGAAAGAAAGGACAGTCTGCAAACGATGTGGGCAAAGTCAATTGGCCGTCTAGAGTCACGATTATGTTTCTTATACTGTGTAAAGTGTGGTCCTTTCTGACCTGTCACAGTACCAGGGTCCACACCACTGTCCTTGTGGTGCCTCTGACacacaccatgcctggttgtctccattgagaagcaaaggaaaatgggATGCATGGTGAAGCTGCTAGCTAGTGCTGGATAAGAACATGCCTACCCTTCCCTTTTCAAGTAAAGAGCCAGTGTCTTCCTGGCTAATGCATTCAGATGGGCAAAGTATTGCACAGACCAGAAAAACTCCATAGAATCATCTGAAAAGTTTTCTAGAAACACCTGGGTCCATGCTCTGTGCAAACCTACAATttccaagaaaataaatgtctgttcACTTTTTACAATTAAACTCTCAGGGTTAGGTGTGTAGCCCAGCAGGAGAACACATGttctcaattcccagcaccaaaacaTTAATCAGTCAAAAAAAATTTTGCATAGGACTAGCAAGATGGCTGAGAAGGTAaaagagcttgctgccaagcctcataATCTGAGATCAAACCTGGGACCCAtttggtggaaggagggaaccaacttttgcaagttgtcctctgaaggtcacatgtgtgccatgacatgtgcccctcccccataAATAAATCTgatgcaataaaatttaaaacaacaacaataaagccAATTCTCCATTACTATTTAATTGAGATTGCTGCTTACTTGGATAATTAAGATCACTGATCCTCTGACTTCATAGACTGATCTCaacttctttttttgagacagggtctctctacatatcgctggctgccctggaactcactctgtagacca is a genomic window containing:
- the Pdpn gene encoding podoplanin isoform X1; amino-acid sequence: MWTAPVLFWIFGSAWFWHFAQGGAVGWLEDDIVTPGTGDGMVIPGLDDGTSITGATGGLNEPTGKAPLVPTERESRTNLPIEEFSTPAIPDDDDKEHMTTTTVKMVTSHSADKETSHPNRDNTADETQTTDKKEGLAVVTLVGIIVGVLLAIGFVGGIIVVVMRKISGRFSP
- the Pdpn gene encoding podoplanin isoform X2 — its product is MWTAPVLFWIFGSAWFWHFAQGGAVGWLEDDIVTPGTGDGMVIPGLDDGTSITGATGGLNEPTGKAPLVPTERESRTNLPIEEFSTPAIPDDDDKEHMTTTTVKMVTSHSADKETSHPNRDNTADETQTTDKKEGLAVVTLVGIIVGVLLAIGFVGGIIVVVMRKISGRFS